In 'Nostoc azollae' 0708, the following are encoded in one genomic region:
- a CDS encoding element excision factor XisI family protein, which translates to MVDELCCYAHRQWVNCYTIFDTKQDHYQVMNVGRDGYRRVYGCVLHLDIKKGKT; encoded by the coding sequence ATTGTTGATGAATTATGCTGCTATGCCCATCGCCAATGGGTCAATTGCTACACTATTTTTGATACGAAACAAGACCATTACCAGGTAATGAATGTAGGACGGGATGGATATCGGCGGGTATATGGTTGTGTTTTACATTTGGACATCAAGAAGGGAAAGACTTAG
- a CDS encoding helix-turn-helix domain-containing protein, with protein sequence MARPFNLEVQESAEYLSKSLKNARTALDKERLQMLWWIKTEQVTQHQEVSRRLGRDGSTITGWLQRYGKGGLSSL encoded by the coding sequence ATGGCACGCCCTTTCAATCTAGAAGTTCAAGAAAGTGCTGAGTATTTGTCAAAAAGCCTGAAAAATGCGCGGACAGCATTAGACAAAGAACGTTTACAAATGCTGTGGTGGATAAAAACAGAACAAGTAACCCAGCATCAAGAAGTGAGCCGAAGATTGGGCAGAGATGGGTCAACAATAACAGGATGGTTACAAAGGTATGGAAAAGGAGGACTATCTTCTCTTTGA
- a CDS encoding STAS-like domain-containing protein produces MYKVYDILGKCAITAEGGQKLYDQIHPCLLTGESVKIDFRRVEVFASPFVNFAFGQLLKDVPAERLNQLLEFISLSDDGWDVINHVMANAKRYYSDEKYRSAVDTVITDMAESI; encoded by the coding sequence ATGTATAAAGTTTATGATATACTTGGTAAGTGTGCTATCACTGCTGAGGGTGGACAGAAGTTATATGATCAGATTCATCCCTGTTTGCTGACTGGTGAATCGGTGAAGATAGATTTTAGAAGAGTTGAAGTTTTTGCATCTCCATTTGTGAATTTCGCATTTGGTCAATTGTTAAAAGATGTTCCAGCAGAAAGGTTAAATCAATTACTTGAATTTATTTCTCTCAGTGATGATGGCTGGGACGTTATCAATCATGTAATGGCTAATGCGAAACGATATTATTCTGATGAAAAATATCGTAGTGCTGTGGATACTGTAATTACAGATATGGCTGAAAGTATTTGA
- a CDS encoding transposase, with protein MIPLLVDNLNIHTPSVLYEVFSPQEARRIIQKLESHYTPKHAS; from the coding sequence GTGATACCTTTACTTGTTGATAACCTAAACATTCATACTCCAAGTGTTTTATATGAAGTTTTCTCTCCACAAGAAGCACGCCGCATTATTCAAAAATTAGAGTCTCACTATACTCCTAAACACGCTTCTTAG
- a CDS encoding bifunctional riboflavin kinase/FAD synthetase, producing MLNLFQNGCSVLVTSSTEGILTPTAVALGKFDGVHIGHQRVIQPILPSAQDQERRGNGENLAEKSTLPTGNLTPLESQKKRIHSTVVTFDPHPHEFFTGQPRTLLTPLDEKVEQLRSLGVEQLVLLPFDKELSALSPQDFVAKILVQQLQCQQISVGEDFCFGKKRTGTAKDLQTLAAKFNIPVTIVPIQTDIDELSTKSSDINTTLTENNRISTSLIRQSLEAGDIEKANRLLGRPYTLTGVVIPGQKLGRTIGFPTANLQLPKDKFLPHQGVYAVRVVIHSQNPEVSANENLGVMNIGNRPTVNGTHFAVEVHLFDWPDDLYSKELVVQLVKFLRPEQKFPSLEALKTQIQLDCTVAREILASY from the coding sequence GTGCTAAATTTGTTTCAAAATGGGTGTTCCGTGTTGGTTACTTCTTCAACTGAAGGAATACTAACACCAACTGCTGTTGCTCTTGGCAAATTTGATGGTGTTCATATTGGTCATCAAAGGGTAATTCAACCAATTTTGCCCTCAGCCCAGGATCAGGAACGACGGGGAAACGGGGAGAACTTAGCAGAAAAATCAACCCTTCCAACCGGGAATCTAACACCCCTAGAATCACAAAAAAAGCGAATACACTCGACAGTTGTCACCTTTGATCCTCATCCACACGAGTTTTTTACAGGACAACCCCGTACTTTGTTGACACCACTTGATGAAAAAGTTGAACAGTTGCGATCGCTTGGGGTAGAACAACTAGTATTATTACCCTTCGATAAAGAGCTATCTGCCCTCTCACCCCAAGATTTCGTAGCAAAAATACTTGTCCAACAACTACAATGTCAACAAATCAGTGTGGGAGAAGATTTCTGTTTTGGCAAAAAGCGCACAGGTACAGCCAAAGATTTGCAAACTCTCGCTGCCAAATTCAATATACCCGTCACCATAGTTCCCATCCAAACTGATATAGATGAATTGTCCACAAAGAGCAGTGACATCAATACCACACTGACCGAGAACAATCGGATTAGCACTTCATTAATTCGTCAAAGTTTGGAAGCAGGGGATATAGAAAAAGCAAACCGCCTACTAGGAAGACCCTATACCCTAACGGGTGTAGTGATACCAGGTCAAAAATTAGGTAGAACCATTGGCTTTCCCACCGCAAACCTGCAACTACCAAAAGATAAATTTTTACCCCATCAAGGAGTTTACGCAGTACGGGTTGTTATCCATAGCCAAAACCCAGAAGTGTCTGCTAATGAGAACTTAGGAGTAATGAATATAGGCAACCGCCCCACCGTTAATGGTACTCATTTTGCTGTAGAAGTACATCTGTTTGATTGGCCTGATGATTTATACAGTAAAGAACTAGTTGTTCAGCTAGTAAAATTTTTGCGCCCTGAACAAAAATTTCCTTCCCTAGAAGCCCTAAAAACCCAAATTCAACTGGACTGCACTGTAGCCAGAGAAATTTTAGCATCATACTGA
- a CDS encoding element excision factor XisH family protein: MTHDPLLLEVGGTKFEIDLGAQQLLVAEQDQEKIAVEIKTFLIHSPLTDYHGALGQFLNYRVALEISDPTHILYLAMALVADEAFFKQEFAQISLETYQMKQIIYAPIEEVIVQWIK; the protein is encoded by the coding sequence ATAACCCATGATCCCTTGCTACTGGAAGTAGGTGGAACAAAGTTTGAAATCGATTTAGGTGCCCAGCAACTGTTAGTAGCAGAGCAAGACCAAGAAAAAATTGCAGTTGAGATTAAAACTTTTTTGATTCATTCCCCACTGACTGATTACCATGGTGCGTTAGGACAGTTTTTGAATTATCGGGTGGCCTTAGAAATTAGCGATCCAACTCATATTCTCTATCTGGCCATGGCTCTAGTTGCTGATGAAGCCTTTTTTAAGCAGGAATTTGCACAAATTTCATTGGAGACATATCAAATGAAACAAATTATTTATGCCCCGATTGAAGAGGTGATTGTGCAATGGATAAAATAG
- a CDS encoding winged helix-turn-helix domain-containing protein produces the protein MLSQLISKLESPQRFSSYRQIVEWLEQEWHVQVKYKTVYSLVPYKLGAKLKVPRPISSSQDEQAINL, from the coding sequence ATGCTATCACAACTAATATCAAAGTTAGAATCCCCCCAAAGGTTTAGCAGTTATAGGCAAATTGTGGAATGGCTAGAGCAAGAATGGCACGTCCAAGTCAAATACAAGACAGTTTACAGTTTAGTGCCCTACAAACTAGGGGCAAAGTTGAAAGTACCTCGACCCATCAGCTCATCACAAGATGAGCAAGCTATAAACCTTTAA
- a CDS encoding cytochrome c: MFKLKSSHQRMKRQLLIVMLVIFAWSVAIGFILGLATTSVHAANPTPSVGTVDVVPAQYQLGQELYIENCSTCHIALPPAVFPTQTWKNLVEDSQHYGAQIKPLVDPQRILVWKYISTFSRVQRQDEAIPYRLNRSRYFQALHPGVKLPEPINIGSCVSCHPGASKYNFRSLTLEWEK; encoded by the coding sequence ATGTTTAAACTAAAATCATCCCATCAACGAATGAAACGCCAACTGCTGATTGTCATGCTGGTGATTTTCGCTTGGAGTGTAGCTATAGGATTTATACTAGGTTTAGCCACCACCAGTGTTCACGCCGCTAACCCCACCCCCTCAGTTGGCACCGTTGACGTAGTACCCGCACAATACCAATTAGGGCAAGAATTATATATAGAAAATTGCTCAACCTGTCACATTGCTTTACCACCAGCGGTATTTCCCACCCAAACTTGGAAGAATCTTGTGGAAGACTCCCAGCACTATGGCGCACAGATTAAGCCGTTGGTCGATCCACAACGCATCTTGGTGTGGAAATATATTTCTACTTTCTCCCGTGTGCAGCGTCAAGATGAAGCAATACCCTATCGCCTCAATAGATCCCGTTATTTCCAAGCCTTACATCCTGGTGTCAAATTACCAGAACCTATAAACATCGGCAGTTGTGTCAGTTGTCATCCTGGTGCAAGTAAGTATAATTTCCGCAGCCTGACACTAGAATGGGAGAAATAA
- a CDS encoding transposase, which translates to MITARGVKPVVRVQWPRKAFWLYGVVEPTSGWHFCQEYPHLNSENFQKFLDVLFQELGSDMALMQMDQASAHQALALSCPENIIPIFQTSHSPQLNPMERLWQFIKRQFKGESFSHLDQLRQ; encoded by the coding sequence GTGATTACGGCTCGTGGTGTTAAACCTGTAGTGAGGGTGCAGTGGCCACGAAAAGCATTTTGGCTTTATGGAGTTGTTGAACCCACCTCTGGATGGCATTTTTGTCAGGAATATCCTCATCTAAACAGTGAAAATTTTCAGAAATTCTTGGATGTCCTATTTCAGGAATTAGGTTCTGATATGGCATTAATGCAGATGGATCAAGCTTCTGCACACCAAGCTTTGGCACTGTCTTGCCCTGAAAATATTATTCCCATTTTTCAAACATCTCACTCTCCTCAACTTAACCCCATGGAGCGATTATGGCAGTTTATTAAACGTCAGTTCAAAGGTGAAAGTTTCTCACATCTCGACCAATTGCGTCAATGA
- a CDS encoding helix-turn-helix domain-containing protein codes for MNGNMNSNCGSAAVRVHVAKVERTREKFVIGGLEFALKDGERPSKPKKLDEKQEAFLIATACSNPPEGRVRWTMQLLAEHLVKVGIID; via the coding sequence TTGAATGGCAACATGAACTCGAACTGCGGCAGCGCCGCAGTTCGAGTTCATGTTGCCAAGGTGGAAAGGACAAGAGAAAAGTTTGTGATTGGTGGATTAGAGTTTGCTTTAAAGGATGGGGAACGTCCATCAAAACCCAAAAAATTAGATGAAAAACAAGAAGCATTTTTGATTGCGACTGCTTGTTCTAATCCGCCAGAAGGAAGAGTGCGTTGGACAATGCAATTATTAGCGGAGCATTTAGTGAAGGTTGGTATCATAGATTGA
- a CDS encoding MBL fold metallo-hydrolase, with the protein MSRIENQFTVQFWGVRGSIPCPGSSTVRYGGNTPCVAMQVGGKRLIFDCGTGVHVLGQSLLSQMPVEGHIFFTHSHWDHMQGFPFFSPAFIKGNQFNIYGAIAPDGSTIEQRLNDQMLHPNFPVPLQIMQANLNFHNIKAGQPIQIDDIMIETRHLNHPGEAVGYRVNWHGGSAVYITDTEHLPEKLDQNVLWLARNADILIYDSTYTDDEYHSPKLPKIGWGHSTWQEAVKVAQAANVKTLVIYHHDPGHNDDFLDNVGKQVFEKFPGAIMAREGLILQVPVLDPLSESIDLSGKLTWCEKNGRREF; encoded by the coding sequence ATGTCTAGGATAGAGAATCAATTTACAGTCCAATTTTGGGGCGTTAGGGGCAGCATCCCCTGTCCAGGTTCAAGCACAGTTCGCTATGGTGGTAATACCCCTTGCGTAGCCATGCAAGTCGGGGGTAAACGCTTAATCTTTGATTGTGGTACGGGAGTCCACGTTTTAGGTCAATCGCTATTGTCCCAAATGCCCGTAGAAGGTCATATCTTCTTCACTCACTCCCATTGGGATCACATGCAGGGGTTTCCTTTCTTTAGCCCAGCTTTTATCAAAGGTAATCAATTTAATATTTATGGAGCGATCGCTCCTGATGGCTCTACCATTGAACAACGTCTCAATGACCAGATGCTTCATCCCAACTTCCCTGTACCCTTGCAGATTATGCAAGCTAATTTGAATTTTCACAACATTAAAGCAGGGCAGCCCATCCAGATTGATGACATTATGATAGAAACCAGGCATTTAAACCATCCCGGTGAAGCTGTGGGATATAGAGTTAACTGGCATGGTGGATCTGCTGTTTACATCACAGATACAGAACATTTACCTGAGAAATTGGACCAAAATGTTCTCTGGTTGGCTCGCAATGCCGACATCTTGATTTACGATTCCACTTATACTGATGATGAATACCATTCCCCAAAATTACCAAAAATTGGCTGGGGACATTCTACTTGGCAAGAAGCTGTGAAAGTAGCACAAGCAGCCAACGTCAAAACTCTGGTAATTTACCATCATGATCCTGGCCACAACGATGATTTCTTAGATAATGTAGGCAAACAAGTATTTGAGAAATTTCCTGGTGCAATCATGGCTAGAGAGGGATTAATACTCCAAGTTCCGGTTTTAGATCCTTTATCAGAATCAATAGACCTGTCAGGAAAATTAACTTGGTGTGAAAAAAATGGTAGAAGGGAATTTTGA
- the pheS gene encoding phenylalanine--tRNA ligase subunit alpha has product MTSNLEDQLLALRQEAEAAVAFADTLERLEELRVNYLGKKGQLGALLRSMVEMSAEERPKIGAIANTVKEALQNSLDQQRAALESAQIQAQLEAETLDVTMPGIYRPQGRIHPLNGIIDQALDIFVGMGYTVAQGSEMETDYYNFEALNTPQDHPARDMQDTFYLPDGNLLRTHTSSVQIRYMEKEEPPFRIVAPGRVYRRDDVDATHSAVFHQIELLAVDEGLTFTDLKGTVKIFLQAMFGDLPIRFRASYFPFTEPSAEVDLQWNGRWLEVMGCGMVDPNVLKSVGYNPEIYSGFAAGFGVERFTMVLHQVDDIRRLYNSDLRFLRQF; this is encoded by the coding sequence ATGACTAGTAATTTAGAGGATCAACTTTTAGCATTGCGGCAGGAAGCAGAAGCAGCAGTCGCATTTGCCGATACCCTAGAACGCCTGGAAGAACTCAGAGTTAACTATTTGGGTAAAAAAGGGCAATTAGGGGCGCTATTACGCAGCATGGTAGAGATGAGTGCGGAGGAACGTCCAAAAATTGGAGCGATCGCCAATACAGTTAAAGAAGCTTTACAAAACAGTCTTGACCAGCAACGCGCCGCTTTAGAATCTGCTCAAATTCAAGCACAACTAGAGGCTGAAACTTTAGATGTGACAATGCCGGGTATTTATCGCCCCCAAGGTCGCATACATCCCCTCAATGGGATAATTGATCAGGCACTAGATATCTTTGTCGGTATGGGCTACACTGTCGCCCAAGGGTCAGAGATGGAAACAGATTACTACAATTTTGAGGCTCTTAACACCCCTCAAGACCATCCAGCCCGTGATATGCAGGATACCTTTTATTTACCAGATGGTAATTTACTGCGGACTCACACCTCATCTGTGCAAATACGGTACATGGAAAAGGAAGAACCACCATTTCGCATCGTTGCCCCAGGTCGAGTTTATCGAAGAGATGATGTAGATGCAACCCACTCCGCAGTTTTTCATCAAATTGAACTGTTAGCAGTTGATGAAGGACTAACTTTTACAGACCTTAAAGGCACTGTGAAGATATTTTTACAAGCAATGTTTGGTGATTTACCAATTCGTTTCCGCGCTAGTTATTTCCCCTTTACCGAACCTTCTGCTGAGGTAGATTTACAGTGGAATGGACGCTGGTTAGAAGTGATGGGTTGCGGTATGGTTGACCCGAACGTATTAAAATCTGTGGGTTATAATCCAGAGATTTATAGTGGGTTTGCAGCCGGTTTTGGTGTAGAACGTTTTACAATGGTTTTACATCAAGTTGATGATATTCGCCGTTTGTATAATAGCGATTTGCGTTTTTTACGGCAGTTTTAA
- the surE gene encoding 5'/3'-nucleotidase SurE — protein sequence MKLLISNDDGISALGIRTLANTLAEAGHDVSVVCPDRERSATGHGLTLHQPIRAEMVESLFHPAINAWACDGTPSDCVKLALWALLDSPPELVLSGINQGANLGTEILYSGTVSAAMEGIIEGIPSIALSLTSHTHKNFEPAAKFAKLLVDQLTAEPLPDLMLLNVNIPPIPWEEIVGATLTRQGVRRYVDVFNKRVDPRGKTYYWLTGEVLEDVQPPAGLNLPSDIPTDVEVMRNNFISITPLQYNLTYANGLHQLSRWEFKFP from the coding sequence ATGAAATTACTAATTAGCAACGATGACGGTATTTCCGCTTTGGGTATCCGCACCTTAGCCAACACTCTAGCCGAAGCCGGCCATGATGTTAGTGTAGTTTGTCCAGATCGAGAGCGCTCGGCAACAGGACATGGATTAACCTTACATCAACCGATTCGCGCTGAAATGGTTGAATCCCTGTTTCATCCTGCTATCAATGCTTGGGCTTGTGACGGTACACCCTCCGACTGTGTAAAATTAGCTTTGTGGGCTTTGCTCGATTCCCCTCCTGAGTTGGTGTTATCTGGAATTAACCAAGGTGCCAATTTAGGAACGGAAATCCTTTACTCAGGAACTGTTTCGGCAGCAATGGAAGGTATAATAGAAGGCATTCCTAGTATTGCCCTCAGTCTGACTAGTCATACTCACAAAAACTTTGAACCAGCAGCCAAATTTGCCAAACTTCTAGTTGACCAACTGACAGCAGAACCATTACCAGATTTAATGTTACTTAACGTCAACATTCCTCCTATTCCCTGGGAAGAAATTGTTGGTGCAACTCTTACCCGTCAAGGAGTGCGTCGCTATGTAGATGTTTTTAACAAGCGAGTAGATCCCCGTGGCAAAACTTACTACTGGTTAACGGGAGAGGTTCTAGAAGATGTGCAACCACCAGCAGGTTTAAATCTGCCGTCAGATATCCCCACTGATGTAGAAGTCATGCGTAATAACTTCATTAGTATTACTCCATTGCAATACAATCTTACTTATGCCAATGGACTGCATCAACTCTCCAGGTGGGAATTTAAATTCCCCTAA
- the uvrB gene encoding excinuclease ABC subunit UvrB: MTEFSLQAPFSPTGDQPQAIAQLITSIEAGNRYQTLLGATGTGKTFSIAAVIEKVRKPTLVLAHNKTLAAQLCNEMREFFPNNAVEYFVSYYDYYQPEAYIPVTDTYIEKTAAINDEIDMLRHSATRSLFERRDVIVVASISCIYGLGMPAEYLKAAIPLQIGMEVDQRQILRDLTSVQYSRNDVEMGRGKFRVRGDLLEIGPAYEDRIIRVEFFGDEIDAIRYIDPVTGEILSSLQAVNVYPARHFITPEQRLEVACEDISAELKQQKLALEELGKLVEAQRIDQRTRYDLEMLREVRYCNGVENYSRHLAGRQAGEPPECLLDYFPKDWLLVIDESHVTVPQIRGMYNGDQARKKVLIDHGFRLPSAADNRPLKAEEFWQKANQCIFVSATPGNWEVEVSEDNIIEQVIRPTGVVDPEVLVRPTEGQVDNLLGEIKDRVELKERTLITTLTKRMAEDLTEYLEHKGVQVRYLHSEINSIQRIEILQDLRNGKFDVLVGVNLLREGLDLPEVSLVAIMDADKEGFLRAERSLIQTIGRAARHIQGKVIMYADKLTDSMIKAIDETDRRRGIQTAYNKMYGITPKPVVKKSSNAILSFLDVSRRLNTRDLKVVDKHLDELWLEDIPELITLLEKQMKEAAKKMEFEEAAKLRDRIKHLRGKMLGK; the protein is encoded by the coding sequence ATGACAGAATTTAGTCTTCAAGCTCCTTTTAGTCCCACTGGTGATCAACCACAGGCTATCGCCCAACTTATAACCAGCATCGAAGCGGGTAATCGTTACCAAACTTTACTGGGTGCGACGGGAACAGGTAAGACGTTTTCTATCGCGGCAGTGATTGAAAAAGTTCGTAAACCGACCCTAGTCTTAGCCCATAATAAAACCCTTGCAGCACAACTATGTAACGAAATGCGGGAATTTTTCCCCAATAACGCCGTTGAGTATTTCGTCAGCTATTACGACTATTACCAACCGGAAGCCTATATTCCCGTCACAGACACATATATAGAAAAAACAGCAGCGATTAATGATGAAATAGATATGTTGCGACATTCTGCAACTCGTTCTCTGTTTGAACGTCGCGATGTAATTGTTGTTGCTTCCATTAGCTGCATTTACGGTTTAGGAATGCCGGCTGAATACCTCAAAGCTGCAATTCCCCTACAGATAGGTATGGAAGTTGACCAAAGGCAGATTTTGCGAGATTTGACATCTGTGCAGTATAGCCGCAACGATGTAGAAATGGGTCGGGGAAAATTTCGCGTCCGGGGTGATCTGTTAGAAATTGGACCCGCTTACGAAGATAGAATCATTCGTGTTGAATTTTTTGGTGATGAAATTGACGCAATTCGTTATATTGACCCTGTAACTGGGGAAATTCTCAGTAGTTTGCAAGCGGTGAATGTCTACCCTGCGCGTCACTTTATCACTCCAGAACAACGTTTAGAAGTGGCTTGTGAAGATATTTCCGCAGAATTAAAACAGCAGAAATTAGCATTAGAAGAACTAGGTAAATTAGTGGAAGCACAACGCATAGATCAACGCACACGCTACGATTTAGAAATGTTACGGGAAGTCAGATATTGTAACGGAGTAGAAAATTATTCTCGTCATTTAGCAGGTAGACAAGCAGGAGAACCACCAGAATGTTTACTTGATTATTTTCCTAAAGATTGGTTATTAGTAATAGATGAATCTCACGTTACTGTTCCGCAAATTCGCGGGATGTATAACGGCGACCAAGCACGGAAAAAGGTTTTAATTGATCATGGTTTTCGGCTTCCTAGTGCGGCGGATAATCGTCCCTTAAAAGCAGAGGAATTTTGGCAAAAAGCTAATCAATGTATTTTTGTTTCTGCTACGCCGGGAAATTGGGAAGTAGAAGTTTCTGAAGATAATATAATTGAGCAAGTAATTAGACCTACTGGAGTAGTAGATCCAGAAGTTCTTGTTCGTCCTACGGAAGGACAAGTTGATAATTTATTAGGAGAAATTAAAGATAGAGTTGAACTGAAAGAAAGAACCTTAATCACCACGTTAACTAAACGCATGGCGGAAGATTTAACGGAATATTTGGAACATAAGGGAGTTCAAGTTAGATATTTGCATTCGGAAATTAATTCGATTCAGAGAATTGAGATTTTACAAGATTTACGAAATGGTAAATTTGATGTTTTGGTAGGTGTGAACTTACTACGGGAAGGTTTGGATTTACCAGAAGTTTCTTTAGTGGCAATTATGGATGCAGATAAAGAAGGTTTCTTACGTGCAGAACGTTCGTTAATTCAAACTATTGGACGGGCTGCGCGTCATATTCAAGGTAAGGTGATTATGTATGCTGATAAGTTAACAGATAGCATGATTAAAGCTATTGACGAAACTGATAGAAGAAGGGGAATTCAAACAGCATATAACAAAATGTACGGAATTACACCAAAACCAGTTGTGAAGAAGTCAAGTAATGCGATTTTATCATTCTTGGATGTATCGCGGCGCTTAAATACACGTGATTTAAAGGTGGTGGATAAACATTTAGATGAATTATGGTTAGAAGATATTCCAGAGTTAATTACGCTGTTAGAAAAACAGATGAAGGAAGCAGCGAAAAAGATGGAATTTGAAGAAGCAGCAAAATTGCGCGATCGCATTAAACATCTCAGGGGTAAAATGTTAGGAAAATAA
- a CDS encoding transposase family protein codes for MPTFEVLGLHFGIWKTEAKDTFHYWLEILRNVFPPSLLKQVEKHDSDYAMATQNKRQETKSFPPKVFLLNRSLDL; via the coding sequence ATGCCAACATTTGAGGTTTTAGGTTTGCATTTCGGTATATGGAAAACGGAAGCAAAGGACACATTTCATTACTGGCTAGAGATATTACGAAATGTGTTCCCTCCTAGTCTCCTTAAACAGGTAGAAAAACATGATAGTGATTATGCCATGGCGACTCAGAACAAAAGGCAGGAAACAAAGAGTTTTCCACCAAAGGTATTTTTGTTGAACAGGTCATTAGACTTGTAA
- a CDS encoding CsbD family protein — protein MSLEERAKATGKNIEGKAQEALGNITGDPKDQADGKGKQAESEVRHSVEDIKDNVKQKLD, from the coding sequence ATGAGCTTAGAAGAACGGGCTAAAGCCACAGGTAAAAATATTGAAGGTAAAGCACAAGAAGCTTTAGGAAATATTACTGGTGATCCCAAAGATCAAGCCGACGGTAAAGGAAAACAAGCAGAAAGCGAAGTACGTCACTCTGTAGAAGATATCAAAGATAATGTGAAGCAAAAGCTTGACTAA